One genomic region from Candidatus Atribacteria bacterium encodes:
- a CDS encoding DUF523 domain-containing protein, with the protein MKLCSACLLGINCRYDGKIIPNDEVIRLVKKEILIPICPEQLGGLSTPREPAEQKGEKVITISGVDVTRNFIKGAEQVLTLAQLYGIKEAILKQESPSCGCGRIYNGIFSNRLIQGDGVTTILLKKNKIKVITEQDL; encoded by the coding sequence ATGAAGTTATGCAGCGCTTGTTTATTGGGAATCAATTGCCGATACGATGGAAAAATCATCCCCAACGATGAAGTTATCCGTTTAGTCAAAAAAGAAATACTGATTCCTATTTGTCCGGAACAGTTGGGTGGCTTATCAACTCCTAGAGAACCTGCAGAGCAAAAAGGAGAAAAGGTCATAACCATATCGGGAGTCGATGTAACTCGTAATTTTATAAAAGGAGCAGAGCAGGTTTTAACATTGGCTCAGCTTTATGGTATTAAAGAAGCAATCTTAAAACAAGAAAGTCCATCCTGTGGTTGTGGCAGGATTTATAATGGGATATTTTCTAACCGACTCATTCAGGGTGATGGAGTGACAACTATCTTATTGAAAAAGAATAAAATTAAAGTTATAACAGAGCAAGACCTATGA